DNA sequence from the Moorena sp. SIOASIH genome:
CAGAGTGGGCATATTTGCGCTCTTTCCATCCGGGTTGACGCTTTTCAGCACGAAAGACAATCCATTTACGCATTAGTCTTCCTCAATTCATATTATAGCAATTATCATAGCTATGAGGTACACAATTTCGGGATTTTAGGGAACAGGGAACAGGGAACAGGGAACAGATAAGAGGTAATAGGGAATAGCGATGCGCTGCATCAAGACAGGGAATCAATGTCAAAGAATAGTGTACCTCATAACTGCGATAAACGCTATATACAGGTACCAGGCTTTATAATAATTCATTTGATCTACTCTTCACTTCACATTTAAGCCTTTGGCTGGCTTCGTTTCAAGGTTTTTAACAACGCTGCATAACTACTCCCGACTCCCGATTCCCGACTCCCGACTCCTCACAGGGGTAGGTTTTTAACAAAGACGTGAGGTGTGGGGTGTGGGGTGTGGGGTGTGGGGTGTGGGGGATAAGAAAGCGATGCAGCTTCGGACCCCTGTTCCGAAGCTGCATCGCTTATTCGTTGTTTTCCTTTTCCTCTCCTTGTGATCCGCCCCCGACCGGTCGGGGGTTGGGGGTGGGGCAGGACCCAAATGTAAAAAACCTACCCTTGTGAGACTCCCGACTCCCCACTCCCGATTCCAAATTCTAAATTCTAAATTCTAAATTCTAACTTCCCGACTCCCGACTCCCGACTCCCGACTCCCCTAATCTTTTGCGGAATTGAATTATCTACTGGTGTATACCGTTAAAGAAACGAACATCGATTCACCAAAGGTTTCCATCGTGTCCACTCCAGTTGAACCATGCTCTCCCCAAACCCTCGCTGAGGCCAACCTGCAACCGAGGGGCAATGTTTATCCCAGTCCGATTACTTGGCGAGACCAGATTCTATACTTTCTGCTACCTGACCGATTCAGTGATGGGTTAGAACTAGAGCGGAAAAAATTTGACCGTAGCAATCCAAACCAATTTAAAGCCAAAAATAAAGGTGACTGGATGAGCAAGGGGAAAACCTTTCAAGGGGGTACCCTCAAGGGAATCGAAAGTAAATTGGACTACTTGAAACAATTAGGTGTAACTACCCTTTGGATTGGTCCAGTTTGGCGACAACGGATTGAACTAGACACCTATCACGGCTACGGGATTCAAAATTTCCTAGATGTTGACCCCCGATTTGGCAGCCGTCAGGATTTACGGGATTTAGTGGATGCTGCCCATGAGCGGGAAATGTATGTGATCTTAGACATCATTTATAACCACAGTGGGAATAACTTTTTCTACAAAGACGAGAATGATAATCCTCAGTCTACCCTTCCCTACCGTTTTGAACCCCCTTATCCATTTCATAGTTGGCGTTCTGGCACTGGTAAAGCAATTCCCCAAATCACTACAGAAATTGATGGGGTATGGCCTCAAGAATTTCAAAATATTGATTGGTACACTCGTGCTGGTCATATTAACGAATGGGGTTCAGACCCTTGGGAAGATAAACTGCATCCGGAGCTAGAATTTCGCCGAGGGGATTTCTTTGATTTAAAAGACATTAATCTCGCTAAACCGGAAGTCTTAGCAGGGATTATTAAAGTCTATCAATACTGGATTGCCCTAAGTGACTGCGATGGATTCCGCATTGATACCGTTAAGCATATTCCTTGGCGAGTTTCCCGTAGTTTTTGTGGTGCTATCCGGGAATATGCGGAATCCATTGGTAAGGACAACATCCTACTGTTGGGAGAGGTAACGGATGGGGCTCATATGTCCCGCAACTACCTGGAAGTATTTGGTCGCAACTTGGATGCTGTGCTTGATATTGGGGAACCAACAAAGCGATTAGCACAGATGGTAAAAGGATTAACACCGCCTAGGGAGTTTTTTGGTCAATTTGAGGAGCATAATATCCTTGGTAGCCACCGGGAAACTGGACGGTATCATGTTTCGATCTTAGATGACCATGATATGGTCGGACGCGATCGCAAGCATCGGTTTGCTGCTAATAACTCTATTCCTAGTAAATACCAGCAAATAGCCCATGCGGTAGGGGTGCAACTGACCACGTTGGGTATACCCTGTATCTATTACGGTACTGAACAAGCATTTGATGGCACAGAAAACCGCCATGACCCTAGTGTTGAACCAATCAATGAGTATGGCAACATTTCCAATAGCGATCGCTATATTCGTGAATCGATGTTTGGGGGTAGCTTTGGGGCATTTGAAACCAGTGGCTGTCACTTCTTTGACCCAGACCATCCCACGTATCTCAGAATTTGTGCGATCGCAAACCTCCGGAATCGACAAGACCTGATTGGCAAAACCCTACGTGGGGGTCGTCAATACCTCCGAGAAACCTCCTATCTCGGCAAACCTTTTGCTATTCCTGATGCTGGAGAATTAATTGCCTGGTCAAGGATTCTGTACAATCAAGAAATTCTGGTTGCTTTAAACACCCATGGCACTGAAAACCGTGGTGCATACGTCACCATTGACGCCTCACTACACCCCCACGGGTCAAGCCTTACTCTGCTCTACAACAGTTACTGGAGTAACTCTCAATTACGCCATCCACCCCAGAATCAAACTGTAATCGTTCAACATGACCAGGGTAGGGCAACGGTCAGGATTGAATTACCGCCTAGTGGCATGATGATTTTGGCCTAGGTATTTTACCGGAAATTATTAGGGATTGTAATATTTTGCTCGGCTTACGGGGTGAGGGGTTGCACCCCACATTGATTTTGCTATACTGAGATCAAGTAGATACACCCTGATGATCGAGAGAGTCACAAGCACGGCTCTCTATTTTTTTTTTGAGAGGGCTTAACAGTTATAATGGTGCTTGAATTCAAGGGTTTGAAGGGAACTGGTGGTTGCTGCATGAGTGCGTACGCTTGATCAGAATCATTAAGCCTCACCAAAATATTAAGTTTTGTAACATTTTGCTTCCAGAGAGGGGTGAGGGGTTGCACCCCACATTTATCTTGCTATACTGAGATTAGTAGATGCACCCTGATGATCGAGAGAGTCACACGAACGGCTCTCTTATTTTTTTTTGAGATGCCTTAACAGTTCTTTACGTGTTTGAAGTCAAGGGTTTCAAGTCAACTGGTGGTTGCTGCATGAGTTGGTAAGCTTGATCGGAATCATTAAGCTTCAGCAAAATATTAAGTTTTGTAACATTTTGCTTATTTGGAGGGGTGAGGGGTTGCACCCCACATTTATCTTGCTATACTGAGATTAGTAGATGCACCCTGATGATCGAGAGAGTCACACGAACGGCTCTCTTATTTTTTTTTGAGAGGGCTTAACAGTTCTTTACGTGTTTGAAGTCAAGGGTTTCAAGTCAACTGGTGGTTGCTGCATGAGTTGGTAAGCTTGATCGGAATCATTAAGCTTCAGCAAACTATTAAGTTTTGTAACATTTTGCTTATTTGGAGGGGTGAGGGGTTGCACCCCACATTTATCTTGCTATACTGAGATTAGTAGATGCACCCTGATGATCGAGAGAGTCACACGAACGGCTCTCTTATTTTTTTTGGCTATACTGTATTTGCTACCGTGCTTAGTGGTCGGTTCAAGTCGAGGAGTCGAAGCAAAGACCAATTACTGAACACAACTTGTCATGGAAGATCAGGAAATCTATCAGTCTGTTGTTAATTCTCTTAGGTCTGCTGTCGGTCTGCTTGATTTGGAGCAAGACTCACCCTTGCGAAAGGATGTAATTGCCCTGTGCGACCATCTAGAAAATCCCACATTTCGGATTGCTGTCTTTGGTCCGTTTAATTATGGGAAATCAACCTTGCTCAATGCTTTGCTAGGAAAGCGCACTCTGCCCATTGGTCTAATTCCCACTACAGGGGCTGCGATTCATATCCGATATGGAGAAGAATTGCATACTCGAATTACCCTCACTGATGGCACAGAAATTAGTGAAAATAGCACAGAGGTCCTGAAGCGCTATGCTATCTTAGATGAGCAACGGTGTATGCGCTCTGATGTCGCTTCGGTAGAGGTTTACTGTCCCCATCCCTTCCTAAAAACTGGTGTAGAATTTCTGGATTTACCAGGAACAAATGACCGAGAAGCTCAGGATAAATTAGTGCGTGACCAACTGCTAACGGCAGATTTAGTAGTTCAAGTGCTGGATGGTCGCCAGCTGATGACCTTGGGTGAGCGGGAAAACCTGAGAGACTGGTTAATAGATAGAGGAATCAAGACTGTTGTTTTTGTAGTCAATTTCCTGAATTTATTAGAACCTAATCAGCAAAAAGAAGTCCAGACTAGGCTACGGTTTGTAGCGGAAAGTTTTCGCTCGGAATTACCGAATACTCTGAGTAATTTGTATCGAGTTGATGCCCTACCTGCTTTGAGAGCTAGACTAAAAGGATTATCTGATCAAGCACACACCACAGGATTGGCGATGTTTGAATCAGCACTACAAAGTATGGTAGCTGCTCAACGGGAAAAGACAACGGTTCGCCTGGATCGTGTGGATGCGATCGCAACTCAGGTTAAAGCAGCACTACAGTCTAAAATCCAAGTCATCAACTCAGAATTAGAAACTGCCAAAGAGAAGCATCAGGCTAAACTTGAGCTGCAACAAAAAGCTCAGAAATTGATTAAACAAGGATTCCAAGCCAGTATTTCTGATTTCGAGAGTTGGCTCTATTTGCCCAAACTGTTAGAACGGTATCAATCGAAACTTGCCACAGCACTTCAGCAAGGGGAATTTAGCACTTGGCAAGCACAATTCCAACAAGACATTGATGGATATCAACAGGCAATCCAGGAATGGGTTGATAAAGCTTGTGAGTTTTTTGAGCATCAGTCCCCTGGTAAGCTAATCATTTCCGTTCCCGATACTCCCCAAGTTATTATACCTGAGCCTCCCGACTCTTCCCAGGAGTTAAAGAAAGTTATCCCAATTGCTCTTTCTACTGGAATCCGTTTGGTTTTAAAAGGTAAAGTGGGCGCAGCTATGGCTGGAGGAGCTAGCTATATCCTCAGTAAAGGGGCAAAGAAAGATAAGTCAGATTCATCCCCTGACTCTTATGACCATCAAGTAGCCCAAGCCTTAAGTGATGCAGCTCAGGATTATCTTAGTTGTTTCAGTACTGACGCTTTTTCGATGGTGCGTCAGTATCAAGCCAAGGCAGAGAAAGTGATCAGTTTGCCAAGAAATCAAGAACCACAGGATGTCAGCAGCCAGGTTTATCAGCTACAGTTATTAAATAGTGTTTTGGAAAGGTTGAATTAAGAATTAAGAATTAAGAATTAAGAATTAAGAATTAAGAATGTAGAATTAAGAATGTAGAATTAAGAATTAAGAATGTAGAATTAAGAATGTAGAATTAAGAATGTAGAATTAAGAATGTAGAATTAAGAATGTAGAATTAAGAATGTAGAATTAAGAATGTAGAATTAAGAATGTAGAATTGAGTGCGTAGTGGCGTGGCAAGCTTAAAATAGTGCAATAGATTTTTGCTCCCCATATTCCCGCGCCCGGGCCCCGCGCCCCCGCCCCGCGCCCCCCACACCTCCCACACCCCCCACACCTCCCACACTACCCCATCTGTTTCTAATCCAACATTTAAGGCTTGCCACGCCAGTAGGGTGCGTTAGGGGCGGGCTCCCCCTAATTTTACACTTCGTAGCCAGTATTGGGATAGCCCGCCCCGTAACGCACCACCAAGTATAATTAAGAATTAAGAATTAAGAATTAAGAATTAAGAATTAAGAATTAAGAATTAAGAATTAAGAATTAAGAATTAAGAATTAAGAATTAAGAATTTTCCGTCCGCTTACAAAAAATGTAGTAATATCGTTCCAAATACCTTTGTCCGTAACTAAAGCATTAATTTCGGCTACATAGTCAGCCTTGGCTTGTTCTAATTGTTTTGGCTCTAGTTGCTGCAGTGGCCAACACAGGGGATGTTTTAAGCTACCGTCCCAGGTGCCTTCTACGTCACTTATCGTAATGTAGCTGCCAAATTGCTCGCACTTAATTTTAATATCTTCAAAGCCTGCTGCTGTGAGCAGGGAGTAGCATTTTTCTTCATCTCCTGTTACATCGCTAAATATCAAGGAAATTCCGTATCTTTGGGCAACTTCCTGGAGAATAAAGCCAGTAGTAAAAGCGGTTTTGGCGAAAACACATAACCCAATTAAGCCTCCTGGTACGAGAAAACGTTTCCATAAGCGTAGATTAGCAGGAACGTTAGTCATTAAAGGCAGGGCTGAACAACATAACACTCTGTCGAAACTGTTGTCAGGAAAGTTTAGGGTCTCAGCATCAGCTTCGATTAGCTCAATATTAGTCAACCCTGCTGCGGAGATCTTTCGTTGAGCTTGATTGAGTAAACCAGTAGAAATATCTACTCCCACCACTCGACCATCCTGACCAACTCGTTTTGCTGCTTCAATAGCAACTAAGCCAGTTCCGGTAGCAATGTCCAAGATTTTTTGTCCAGGTCTGATATCAACATGTTCGATTAGACCATTAGCAAGCCGAGGATGGAAATCTCCATTATCGTAAGAATTGCTCCTGTTATCATAGATAGTAGCAACTTCTTGTTTGAACTCACTTAGCTCAAGATTATTGCTCATCTGATTTTGTATCTTTATAGTTAATGTTAGCATAAGCCGTCAGCTGTCAGCCGTCAGCCTTGGCCGTTGGCCACGCTATGGGAATGGCTGATAACTGATAGCTGATAGCTGATAGCTGATAGCTGATAGCTGATTGCTAATATCTTAATGCTTTTGATCACAAGAAGAATACTCAAGGGGCAGAAAGGCTAAACCAAAGAAGCTCTTGGGACAAGGCACGATATGAACTAATTCTCCAGGAGGATTCTTGCGATGACGATCATTGGATGTAAACTCAATGGTTCCTGTTGCGCCATCGGCACTAAAATCAGGACTTGCTAATGTTTTCTGGATACCCTTACGTGTCGGTTTATTTGGAATTTCTAACGCCTTAATCAAGGTACGAGTGGCATCATAGGTGGTAGCTGTGCTCGGATTTACTGGTCCATGCCACAATTTCATAGTGTCTTGAGTAAATTTTTGGTTGGGACTGCTTCGGGGATGCCAGGGAACAAATAAAACTACTTTCTCCAATAGCTTTGAATCTCCGATGCTTAGAGTCTGGGGACTATAGAGATTCCATCCCCCTACTATCAAATTACGACCGTTGTTAGCTTTGATTAACTCAATGGAATTCTCCAAAGCATCAGTGATTTGAGCATCTGGGAATAACACCAAGGCTGTTTCCCCATATTTCCTTACTTCCTCTAGGGCTTTATTGGGGTTGAAGTTACGTTTGGATAAATTATACTCTCGGACTTTTATGATCCTTCCTCCCTTGGTTTCAAATTTTTGTTTTAATTTCCGCCAACTATCGCTAGTAACTGGGCTTTGAGGAGTGTAAAAAACTGCTAATTGGCGTTGACCTATATTAAGTAGATAGTCAACTAAACTATCAGTTTCGTCTTCAGTAGTAGGTACAGTCCGAAATAAAAAATTCCGAGGGTTAGTTGTGAGTTCTGTTGTCATGGCATAGGGAGAAATCAATACCAGCTTCCCATTTTGATAAGTATCTACAGCGGCAAGAGTTGTTTCACTAGTCCAGTGACCGATGACTCCTAGAATACTCGATTGCTTCACCAATAAGCTTGCTCTTGCTTTCGCATCTTTTTCACGATTGGCATCATCAGCAATTACGACTTTGAGTCCGATGGTATTATTAATCCCTTTGCGGTTCAGGAAATCTTTACCTGGAAATTGCTGAATCAGTTGGTTATCGACTTCAAAGAGTCCCAAATTAACTTCAGTTTGAGCTTGGGCAATTCCTCGCAGAATTTCTTGAGCAGCATTGGCATCTTTTACTGATTGATTCGGGGTATCAATGATGGGAATCACAACAGCTATTGTATAATAGTTTTTTCCTTGAGCTTCCAGTAGCGCATTATTCAAGTAAATTAAGGTTTCCGGATCCGCTCCATTCTGTTGCCAGGATTGTTTAAGTAACTCAAAAGCTGTTTTATAGTGAGCTTTTGTCCAAAAGCAATTCCGAACTTTTTTCCTGGTTTCTTGACGCCAAATTCCTAAATAATTTCTGAATGGCTCCTGACACTTGGCTAGTAACTTCACACTCCGTTGCTTGAAACGTGGAGCAGAGGTTGTATCCAGTATCTCTTCCCCAGAACTAATCTTGTCTCCTAGCTGGTTAGGTTCTGTGGCAAGTTTATAAATTCCGTAAATGCTAACGATCGCAACAGTAGCGAAGGCTAATTTTATCCAACGGTTTACTAAGGAACGTGACACTGGCCAACGCCAAGCTTGTGCTTTAGGATGGTGACAAATCACTGGTAACCAAGTAGCGTAGGGTAATTTTTTATCTAATCGATTCTCTAGATAATGCAGTCGTTTTCGTGCTACTTTAACTGCCTTATGGAGAGACTTTCCTTGAGAAAATTCTTCCAGAAAGAACCTGAGGAAGGTCTGGGCAACTTCATCGGGCACTGGCTCTTTCATAATAATGGCTTGTGGCATTTGTAATTTAGCTAGAGCATTGGCTAAGCCTAAGCCATCACAGCTATTAAATATCGCTAGCTTCAAGCCGTTTTTAATAGCTTGTTTGAGAGCTGGGATTAACTCATTAATGATAATACTGTCTTCCTGATTTATATAAATTCGACCGGTTTCATCATTACATTCGCTATAACTATGACCAGCAAAAAACAGAATATCCCAGCCTTCTTTTTCCCAAAGTTTTTGGTCTAACTCCTCTCGTGTCGGTTCTACTAGAAAGCAAGAGGATGAGTCTAAGCTAGAGACTTGCTGCCAATAGTTGCGGTCGGTTTCGATATCAATTCCGTCACTGTTACCAAGAATAGCTAATAGTCTGACTCGATTTCTCAGTTTAGTTTCTGGAGTTGGCTGGTATTCCAAGGGAATTAAACTAAATTCAAGGGATTCATGATTATTTTCCCATACATCCCACAGGTGCCATGGTAATCGTTGAAGCTGAGGATTATCGGTCTGAATCAATATCCGAGTATCGCGATGACGGCTTAACTCAGTTGTTAATTGATCTCTGACCTGGTCAAAGCCATCCGATCTAGAATTCAGCCATTGGTTAATATTGTTCCTTAACTCGTCAACCAATTGCTCACAGGATTTAACCGAAGAGATGTACAGTCCTTTGGGAGTTAAGCGGGGCTTTCGGTAAAAATACTCTAAATTACGATATCCTTGCTGCCAATCGGTGTATAGTTGATAAATTTCGGGGTTTGGTGCCAACCGACTCATAATTTTTCCTTCAGCTGACTTGTCTGTTGTTCCCCATGCCAAAGTGACTCGAATTCCACTGTCTAGGTCACCATCTAGTGTTAAAATAACTACTCTATTCATTTTTATTTATTGCCGTATTTTTGTAGATTGCCAGATCCAATAACCTACAGGAGTCTCCTTGACTCTGATTGATTTATGAAAATTGGGATGTTGATGATTAGTGCTCTTACTGCTTCAGGATTTACTAGGAATTTTAATCCTAAGAATTGTGAGTCAAGCAGCGCTTTGAGTTATCGGGCTATGGGATTCAGGCAACTAGCATACTTGATAGTATAAGGATTATACCATGTTTTTTATATTACCCAGAAATATTTAAACTATCTTCACACTCATTGGAAGCCAGACTGCCGCTCTTATGGTATGCGTAGTGCTATATCAGGCTGCTGAGAAATGCGATTGGCCGTAGGCCAAGCTAGGGGATTGACCGTAGGTCACGCTACGGGAACGCAAAATCAAAACACGTTTTCATAAAACCTTGTTTTTGGGCTGAATAGAACTATATGGGTAAATTCAGGTAACTAGCATTGTACAAGAAAACAGAAACAATGATGAACCTTCAACAAACCCAACTCTATCAACGCCTTCAGGCATTTTCTTTAGATGACCCTGATGCCAAATTTCCCTTTAGCAAGCGATTAGCTCGGGAAAATCAGTGGAGTCTTAAATACACTCAGCGGGTGATTGATGAATACAAAAAATTTGCGTTTCTAGCAGTAGTAGCTGACCATCCCGTCTCCCCTTCTGACCCAGTGGATCAAGTGTGGCATCTACACTTGACCTATACCAATTCTTACTGGGATGAATTTTGCCCAAACATTCTACAAAACCCCTTTCATCATCTGCCTAGTGGTGGTGGTGTCAGTGAAAAGTCTAAATTCGACGATTGGTACAGTAAAACCCTAGCCAGCTATCAATATTTCTTTGGGGAAGCGCCACCAGTAGATATTTGGGCACCTGCTGATCTTCATGTTAGTCAGGATATCAATTTTGTGCGGGTAAACCCTCAGCAGCACTGGATTTTACCTAAAGTTAGTTTACCTCAGCTTAGTTTAAACTCACTCCCCAACTTCAGCCTCAACCAATACGCGATTGTTTTCCTATTGTTCGTCTTGGCAGTAACAATCACAGGTTGTGAGTCATTAGCCTTAGTCAATAGCGCAAACCCACTTAATTTTACAGGACCATTATTTCTCAGGTTCTATCTATTGCTAACAAGTGCTGCGGTAGTCTTGGCCTACGGTTTACGTTGGTATCTACGAAAACCAACTTCCGATCCCTCTGGGAAATCCGTCTCTCTCGATCCCTATGAGACAGCCTATTTAGTTGGAGGTAAACAGCGAGCTGTCGATACAGCCATCGTTAACCTTGTGCAGAGTGGACATTTAAAACCTGTGCCTGAATACCGAGGGCTAGAATTAGTCAATCCTTTGGTTTACAAAAATGATCCCCTTGAGTTTAAGATTGATAATGGTGCTAGAACTGGTCAGACCATCACTCCGATCAGAACAGCCGCTAGATCCGCTACAAACCAAATACGCGATCGCTTAACCGATCTCAATCTATTACTTACAGAAGACCAAGCCAAATCAGCCCAGCAATATCCCGCACTTCTTCTGTTTGCTGTCTTGCTCCTAGGAATCACCAAGATTATAGTAGGCATTTCGCGAGATAAGCCAGTCGGTTTCCTAATCATACTGTGCATTATCACAGCCATGATTGGTTGGCGCTTTCTGGTTGTACCAGT
Encoded proteins:
- a CDS encoding alpha-amylase family glycosyl hydrolase; protein product: MSTPVEPCSPQTLAEANLQPRGNVYPSPITWRDQILYFLLPDRFSDGLELERKKFDRSNPNQFKAKNKGDWMSKGKTFQGGTLKGIESKLDYLKQLGVTTLWIGPVWRQRIELDTYHGYGIQNFLDVDPRFGSRQDLRDLVDAAHEREMYVILDIIYNHSGNNFFYKDENDNPQSTLPYRFEPPYPFHSWRSGTGKAIPQITTEIDGVWPQEFQNIDWYTRAGHINEWGSDPWEDKLHPELEFRRGDFFDLKDINLAKPEVLAGIIKVYQYWIALSDCDGFRIDTVKHIPWRVSRSFCGAIREYAESIGKDNILLLGEVTDGAHMSRNYLEVFGRNLDAVLDIGEPTKRLAQMVKGLTPPREFFGQFEEHNILGSHRETGRYHVSILDDHDMVGRDRKHRFAANNSIPSKYQQIAHAVGVQLTTLGIPCIYYGTEQAFDGTENRHDPSVEPINEYGNISNSDRYIRESMFGGSFGAFETSGCHFFDPDHPTYLRICAIANLRNRQDLIGKTLRGGRQYLRETSYLGKPFAIPDAGELIAWSRILYNQEILVALNTHGTENRGAYVTIDASLHPHGSSLTLLYNSYWSNSQLRHPPQNQTVIVQHDQGRATVRIELPPSGMMILA
- a CDS encoding dynamin family protein, with product MEDQEIYQSVVNSLRSAVGLLDLEQDSPLRKDVIALCDHLENPTFRIAVFGPFNYGKSTLLNALLGKRTLPIGLIPTTGAAIHIRYGEELHTRITLTDGTEISENSTEVLKRYAILDEQRCMRSDVASVEVYCPHPFLKTGVEFLDLPGTNDREAQDKLVRDQLLTADLVVQVLDGRQLMTLGERENLRDWLIDRGIKTVVFVVNFLNLLEPNQQKEVQTRLRFVAESFRSELPNTLSNLYRVDALPALRARLKGLSDQAHTTGLAMFESALQSMVAAQREKTTVRLDRVDAIATQVKAALQSKIQVINSELETAKEKHQAKLELQQKAQKLIKQGFQASISDFESWLYLPKLLERYQSKLATALQQGEFSTWQAQFQQDIDGYQQAIQEWVDKACEFFEHQSPGKLIISVPDTPQVIIPEPPDSSQELKKVIPIALSTGIRLVLKGKVGAAMAGGASYILSKGAKKDKSDSSPDSYDHQVAQALSDAAQDYLSCFSTDAFSMVRQYQAKAEKVISLPRNQEPQDVSSQVYQLQLLNSVLERLN
- a CDS encoding methyltransferase domain-containing protein; this encodes MSNNLELSEFKQEVATIYDNRSNSYDNGDFHPRLANGLIEHVDIRPGQKILDIATGTGLVAIEAAKRVGQDGRVVGVDISTGLLNQAQRKISAAGLTNIELIEADAETLNFPDNSFDRVLCCSALPLMTNVPANLRLWKRFLVPGGLIGLCVFAKTAFTTGFILQEVAQRYGISLIFSDVTGDEEKCYSLLTAAGFEDIKIKCEQFGSYITISDVEGTWDGSLKHPLCWPLQQLEPKQLEQAKADYVAEINALVTDKGIWNDITTFFVSGRKILNS
- a CDS encoding ABC transporter substrate-binding protein; protein product: MNRVVILTLDGDLDSGIRVTLAWGTTDKSAEGKIMSRLAPNPEIYQLYTDWQQGYRNLEYFYRKPRLTPKGLYISSVKSCEQLVDELRNNINQWLNSRSDGFDQVRDQLTTELSRHRDTRILIQTDNPQLQRLPWHLWDVWENNHESLEFSLIPLEYQPTPETKLRNRVRLLAILGNSDGIDIETDRNYWQQVSSLDSSSCFLVEPTREELDQKLWEKEGWDILFFAGHSYSECNDETGRIYINQEDSIIINELIPALKQAIKNGLKLAIFNSCDGLGLANALAKLQMPQAIIMKEPVPDEVAQTFLRFFLEEFSQGKSLHKAVKVARKRLHYLENRLDKKLPYATWLPVICHHPKAQAWRWPVSRSLVNRWIKLAFATVAIVSIYGIYKLATEPNQLGDKISSGEEILDTTSAPRFKQRSVKLLAKCQEPFRNYLGIWRQETRKKVRNCFWTKAHYKTAFELLKQSWQQNGADPETLIYLNNALLEAQGKNYYTIAVVIPIIDTPNQSVKDANAAQEILRGIAQAQTEVNLGLFEVDNQLIQQFPGKDFLNRKGINNTIGLKVVIADDANREKDAKARASLLVKQSSILGVIGHWTSETTLAAVDTYQNGKLVLISPYAMTTELTTNPRNFLFRTVPTTEDETDSLVDYLLNIGQRQLAVFYTPQSPVTSDSWRKLKQKFETKGGRIIKVREYNLSKRNFNPNKALEEVRKYGETALVLFPDAQITDALENSIELIKANNGRNLIVGGWNLYSPQTLSIGDSKLLEKVVLFVPWHPRSSPNQKFTQDTMKLWHGPVNPSTATTYDATRTLIKALEIPNKPTRKGIQKTLASPDFSADGATGTIEFTSNDRHRKNPPGELVHIVPCPKSFFGLAFLPLEYSSCDQKH
- a CDS encoding TIGR04222 domain-containing membrane protein, which produces MYKKTETMMNLQQTQLYQRLQAFSLDDPDAKFPFSKRLARENQWSLKYTQRVIDEYKKFAFLAVVADHPVSPSDPVDQVWHLHLTYTNSYWDEFCPNILQNPFHHLPSGGGVSEKSKFDDWYSKTLASYQYFFGEAPPVDIWAPADLHVSQDINFVRVNPQQHWILPKVSLPQLSLNSLPNFSLNQYAIVFLLFVLAVTITGCESLALVNSANPLNFTGPLFLRFYLLLTSAAVVLAYGLRWYLRKPTSDPSGKSVSLDPYETAYLVGGKQRAVDTAIVNLVQSGHLKPVPEYRGLELVNPLVYKNDPLEFKIDNGARTGQTITPIRTAARSATNQIRDRLTDLNLLLTEDQAKSAQQYPALLLFAVLLLGITKIIVGISRDKPVGFLIILCIITAMIGWRFLVVPVNCSRYGDSVLGNLRATHRMLRNSKDKSQLALAFALFGTTVLNQYGLEDLQHLFNPFTNFGNSSTSSRRSRSGGSSNSSSSGCGGGGCSGGDSGSSGSDSGCGGGSSCGGGSSCGGGSSCGGGCGGGCGGCGG